One part of the Scatophagus argus isolate fScaArg1 chromosome 12, fScaArg1.pri, whole genome shotgun sequence genome encodes these proteins:
- the matr3l1.1 gene encoding matrin 3-like 1.1 isoform X2 translates to MSHNYPYRRLPTDSDLRPVPGPFSSADRRHTSTDNDLHRPPQESFSSSYPSSSRNHLMQDGTLSILNSCGLEPSDLALLAELPEDVLNVESLPQVLKQIKGKRGTVKPFPLNTPSSSSSSTSSSSSAYPRSSAHQPTLSPSTGSWDQPCSQLLQYPKGHLTPTLLSSGLDRWGNPRTTSSVRGDPEPPSSSSSSSYSYHRPEPWEYGKTDRDISLVSTHDCNHRSGLPGYGKADRDIGSLSTNDYSHRSGPTEYGKTGTVLSQDSARGDSRTRPSHFSQLRPADCRSVPPSEEFLLKLRGERRDTESSPIRNSTQLVASIPSKKEALDFHGTTPPVYPYSCSLCAITVMSERVWLKHINGTHHADGQLSLLQRFPNWDCRLETVSRADDQSDKWKDKGQPDQQPQTANQNSNVQPAGTQKKASEKGKVVCVRFPANSVDEAYLRKLAEPFGKIIRILMFPSLAFLELGSIDQAKDLVKFHVNYPPAVNGEQMEFMISSTFSFLQSCQVVSFTPAPSGEYGQSDLISIVKRFGRPLYTLFLPSMAFVEMKNTPDAQKLVDYYSSNTLRINNDVIKVSFSGEYKTLMRVALANRYEEETRSSSRGKEGKAMESKKKKNSTDQVKDNRDRRTRTRSRSRDKSCRDRRTRSKSRDKSHRDRRTRTRSRSRDKSHRDRRTRTRSRSRSRDKSRQGGRTGTRSRSRDKSSRDKRTRTRSTSSEKSSRDKTTRTISMSREKSSQESMSRSSSTGKLAIPKKTEPPDNEFRTSPNPAPVRDLKPEAEEREETEEEEDSSAEESDIEGMEVIGEDGENLEDEDMETLDDAEKEEDGEVEDTMEETAESTDSPEEDKEKEVKNREADDQEQQEEEVTGKEEFQKEEPLKEEQEEPKEEEEEVVEVCGTEKQDTQLQDDQEEPDFPVDLENCITLDELEEDQFDDKDEALRDNRKSSRVVYFRNLPSCSYPDTEFTKLVQDFGTVVRYFHKPPGYGFIEMSTSSEAQRAVKELTIKPVTFFGYKLTIQMSDKYRTLPNGWKVSLDKEKEKRSDCRSQGSSSDRKSRDESSRMSTRRKESPKTTPEKQLSSKKEKKKSAPKTASKKSSEVDKHVSEETLRTTPGIKSATSGEESVSRKTPELQSYDTAGTSSRTTAEKQTEEKEDATENVSATIKTPENESLPSQENQMLNRKETGEDDSAAKKKKKDSSDEIQVKQELESAEAPEDEKMEIQEEEGSEEMPGPGPKDSESQHKPHPAGDPPKPQTEQDSEVQTEQQSRPAGGTTELQKPTKPVGTEFVRPVVGYFCNLCQLIYADEDEAKLQHCSSLAHYRKYQEKTGKDPWAS, encoded by the exons ATGTCTCACAACTACCCATATAGACGCCTGCCGACAGACTCCGATCTCAGGCCAGTTCCTGGACCTTTCAGCTCTGCAGACCGCCGCCACACTTCAACAGATAATGACTTACACAGGCCGCCTCAAGAGTCCTTCTCCTCATCCTATCCGTCCTCCTCCAGAAATCATTTGATGCAGGACGGCACTCTAAGTATCCTGAACAGCTGTGGTCTGGAGCCCAGCGACCTGGCCCTGCTGGCCGAGCTGCCTGAAGACGTTCTTAATGTTGAGTCCCTGCCTCAAGTCCTCAAACAGATCAAAGGAAAGAGGGGTACTGTTAAACCTTTCCCTCTCAATactccatcttcttcctcctcctccacctcctcttcttcttcggCTTATCCTCGTAGCTCTGCACATCAGCCCACTCTCAGCCCCTCCACGGGCAGCTGGGATCAACCCTGCAGCCAGCTGCTCCAGTATCCAAAGGGCCACTTGACACCTACTCTTCTTTCATCTGGCCTGGACCGTTGGGGGAATCCCAGGACCACCAGTTCTGTCAGAGGGGACCCAgaaccaccatcatcatcatcatcatcatcctacAGCTACCACAGACCAGAACCCTGGGAGTATGGTAAGACGGACAGAGACATCAGTCTAGTTTCCACTCATGACTGCAACCACAGATCAGGACTCCCCGGGTATGGTaaggcagacagagacattGGTTCACTTTCTACTAATGACTACAGCCACCGATCAGGACCCACTGAATATGGTAAGACAGGCACAGTTTTGTCTCAAGACTCAGCAAGAGGAGACAGCAGAACTCGTCCTTCTCATTTCTCTCAGCTGAGACCAGCTGATTGTAGGTCAGTTCCTCCTTCTGAAGAGTTCCTTCTAAAACTTCGTGGGGAGCGCCGTGATACTGAATCCTCTCCCATCAGGAACAGCACACAGCTAGTTGCCTCAATACCCTCCAAGAAAGAAGCTCTGGACTTCCATGGTACGACTCCGCCGGTGTACCCGTACTCATGTTCTCTGTGTGCCATCACTGTAATGTCAGAGAGG gtgTGGCTTAAGCATATAAACGGTACTCATCATGCAGATGGACAGCTTAGCCTCCTGCAGCG GTTTCCTAACTGGGACTGTCGCTTGGAGACGGTCAGCAG GGCTGACGACCAATCAGACAAGTGGAAAGACAAAGGACAACCTGACCAGCAGCCTCAGACTGCCAATCAGAACTCCA ATGTCCAGCCAGCTGGAACTCAGAAGAAG GCTTCAGAGAAAGGtaaagtggtgtgtgtgaggtttCCCGCTAATTCTGTGGATGAGGCATACCTGAGGAAACTGGCCGAACCGTTTGGAAAGATCATCAGGATCCTCATGTTTCCGTCTTTA GCATTTTTGGAGCTGGGCTCCATTGACCAAGCCAAGGACTTGGTGAAATTCCACGTTAACTATCCTCCAGCGGTGAATGGAGAACAGATGGAGTTCATGATCTCCAGCACCTTTAGCTTCCTCCAG AGTTGTCAGGTGGTCAGTTTCACTCCGGCTCCATCAGGAGAGTATGGCCAATCAGATCTAATCAGCATTGTCAAACGCTTCGGCAGGCCACTCTACACGCTGTTCCTGCCATCTATG gCATTTGTTGAGATGAAAAATACTCCTGATGCTCAAAAGCTGGTGGATTACTATTCCTCCAACACTCTGAGGATCAACAATGATGTGATCAAAGTTTCCTTCTCTGGAGAATACAAGACCCTCAT GCGGGTCGCTTTGGCCAATCGATACGAAGAGGAAACGAGGAGTTCAAGCCGAGGGAAGGAAGGCAAGGCAATGGagagcaagaagaaaaagaacagtaCGGACCAAGTgaaagacaacagagacagaagaaccAGAaccaggtccaggtccagagATAAATCCTGCAGAGATAGAAGGACAAGATCCAAGTCCAGAGATAAAtctcacagagacagaaggacaagaaccaggtccaggtccagagATAAAtctcacagagacagaaggacaagaaccaggtccaggtccaggtccagagATAAATCCCGCCAGGGCGGACGCACAGGTACCAGGTCCAGGTCAAGAGATAAATCCAGCAGAGACAAAAGGACAAGAACCAGGTCCACATCCAGCGAAAAGTCCAGtagagacaaaacaacaagaaccaTTTCCATGTCCAGAGAAAAGTCCAGCCAAGAGAGTATGTCCAGGTCCAGTTCTACAGGAAAGTTGGCAATACCAAAGAAAACGGAGCCACCTG ACAATGAGTTCAGGACCAGCCCTAATCCAGCTCCTGTCAGAGACCTCAAACCTGaagctgaagagagagaagagactgaggaggaagaaga CTCGTCTGCAGAAGAGAGCGACATTGAAGGGATGGAGGTGATcggagaggatggagagaatCTGGAGGATGAAGATATGGAAACACTGGATGATGCGGAAAAAGAGGAGGACGGTGAGGTTGAAGACACAATGGAGGAAACTGCTGAGAGCACAGACTCTCCTGAAGAAG acaaagagaaggaggtaAAAAATAGAGAGGCAGATgatcaggagcagcaggaggaagaagtAACAGGGAAGGAGGAGTTTCAGAAAGAAGAACCCTTgaaggaagagcaggaggaacctaaggaggaggaggaggaggtggttgAGGTGTGTGGGACAGAGAAACAGGACACTCAGCTGCAGGACGACCAG gAGGAGCCAGATTTCCCAGTAGACTTAGAGAACTGcatcactctggatgaactggAAGAAGACCAGTTTGATGACAAAG ATGAAGCACTCCGAGACAACCGTAAA TCCAGCCGAGTTGTTTACTTCAGGAACCTCCCGTCGTGTTCCTATCCCGACACCGAGTTCACCAAACTGGTGCAAGATTTTGGTACAGTGGTGCGCTACTTCCACAAACCTCCGGGTTAT ggtttcATTGAGATGTCGACTTCTTCAGAGGCTCAGAGAGCCGTTAAAGAGCTGACTATTAAACCAGTGACCTTCTTTGGCTATAAACTCACCATCCAGATGTCCGACAAATACAGAACACTCCCCAACGG GTGGAAGGTTTCTCtggacaaagaaaaggagaagaggagtGACTGTAGGAGTCAAGGCAGCAGTAGCGACAGAAAAAGTAGGGACGAGTCCAGCAGGATGTCTACGAGAAGGAAGGAGTCCCCAAAGACAACTCCAGAGAAACAGTTGTCatctaaaaaggaaaaaaaaaagtcagcacCCAAGACGGCCAGTAAAAAATCTTCAGAAGTTGACAAACACGTATCAGAAGAAACCTTGAGAACAACACCAGGGATCAAGTCGGCCACTTCAGGGGAGGAGTCAGTATCCCGAAAGACTCCGGAGCTGCAGTCGTATGACACAGCAGGAACGAGCTCcagaacaacagcagaaaaacaaactgaagagaaGGAGGACGCCACTGAAAACGTGTCTGCTACTATAAAGACTCCAGAAAATGAGTCATTGCCAAGTCAAGAAAATCAGATGTTAAATAGAAAAGAGACTGGTGAGGATGACTCGGCggctaaaaagaaaaagaaagactcaAGTGACGAGATTCAAGTAAAACAGGAGCTGGAAAGCGCTGAAGCACCagaagatgaaaagatggagatccaggaggaggaaggcTCAGAGGAGATGCCTGGACCAGGACCAAAGGATTCAGAGAGTCAGCATAAACCACACCCTGCTGGAGATCCTCCAAAACCACAAACTGAACAG gaCTCTGAGGTCCAAACGGAGCAACAGTCTAGACCTGCAGGGGGCACTACAGAGCTGCAAAAACCAACCAAACCTGTTG GAACCGAGTTTGTTCGACCAGTTGTTGGTTACTTCTGTAACTTGTGTCAGCTGATTTATGCTGATGAGGACGAAGCcaaactgcagcactgcagcagcctgGCACACTACAGGAAGTACCAG GAGAAGACGGGCAAAGATCCGTGGGCGAGCTGA
- the matr3l1.1 gene encoding matrin 3-like 1.1 isoform X1: MFGNAPSVSSPIMSHNYPYRRLPTDSDLRPVPGPFSSADRRHTSTDNDLHRPPQESFSSSYPSSSRNHLMQDGTLSILNSCGLEPSDLALLAELPEDVLNVESLPQVLKQIKGKRGTVKPFPLNTPSSSSSSTSSSSSAYPRSSAHQPTLSPSTGSWDQPCSQLLQYPKGHLTPTLLSSGLDRWGNPRTTSSVRGDPEPPSSSSSSSYSYHRPEPWEYGKTDRDISLVSTHDCNHRSGLPGYGKADRDIGSLSTNDYSHRSGPTEYGKTGTVLSQDSARGDSRTRPSHFSQLRPADCRSVPPSEEFLLKLRGERRDTESSPIRNSTQLVASIPSKKEALDFHGTTPPVYPYSCSLCAITVMSERVWLKHINGTHHADGQLSLLQRFPNWDCRLETVSRADDQSDKWKDKGQPDQQPQTANQNSNVQPAGTQKKASEKGKVVCVRFPANSVDEAYLRKLAEPFGKIIRILMFPSLAFLELGSIDQAKDLVKFHVNYPPAVNGEQMEFMISSTFSFLQSCQVVSFTPAPSGEYGQSDLISIVKRFGRPLYTLFLPSMAFVEMKNTPDAQKLVDYYSSNTLRINNDVIKVSFSGEYKTLMRVALANRYEEETRSSSRGKEGKAMESKKKKNSTDQVKDNRDRRTRTRSRSRDKSCRDRRTRSKSRDKSHRDRRTRTRSRSRDKSHRDRRTRTRSRSRSRDKSRQGGRTGTRSRSRDKSSRDKRTRTRSTSSEKSSRDKTTRTISMSREKSSQESMSRSSSTGKLAIPKKTEPPDNEFRTSPNPAPVRDLKPEAEEREETEEEEDSSAEESDIEGMEVIGEDGENLEDEDMETLDDAEKEEDGEVEDTMEETAESTDSPEEDKEKEVKNREADDQEQQEEEVTGKEEFQKEEPLKEEQEEPKEEEEEVVEVCGTEKQDTQLQDDQEEPDFPVDLENCITLDELEEDQFDDKDEALRDNRKSSRVVYFRNLPSCSYPDTEFTKLVQDFGTVVRYFHKPPGYGFIEMSTSSEAQRAVKELTIKPVTFFGYKLTIQMSDKYRTLPNGWKVSLDKEKEKRSDCRSQGSSSDRKSRDESSRMSTRRKESPKTTPEKQLSSKKEKKKSAPKTASKKSSEVDKHVSEETLRTTPGIKSATSGEESVSRKTPELQSYDTAGTSSRTTAEKQTEEKEDATENVSATIKTPENESLPSQENQMLNRKETGEDDSAAKKKKKDSSDEIQVKQELESAEAPEDEKMEIQEEEGSEEMPGPGPKDSESQHKPHPAGDPPKPQTEQDSEVQTEQQSRPAGGTTELQKPTKPVGTEFVRPVVGYFCNLCQLIYADEDEAKLQHCSSLAHYRKYQEKTGKDPWAS; encoded by the exons ATGTTTG GAAACGCTCCGAGCGTTTCTTCTCCCATCATGTCTCACAACTACCCATATAGACGCCTGCCGACAGACTCCGATCTCAGGCCAGTTCCTGGACCTTTCAGCTCTGCAGACCGCCGCCACACTTCAACAGATAATGACTTACACAGGCCGCCTCAAGAGTCCTTCTCCTCATCCTATCCGTCCTCCTCCAGAAATCATTTGATGCAGGACGGCACTCTAAGTATCCTGAACAGCTGTGGTCTGGAGCCCAGCGACCTGGCCCTGCTGGCCGAGCTGCCTGAAGACGTTCTTAATGTTGAGTCCCTGCCTCAAGTCCTCAAACAGATCAAAGGAAAGAGGGGTACTGTTAAACCTTTCCCTCTCAATactccatcttcttcctcctcctccacctcctcttcttcttcggCTTATCCTCGTAGCTCTGCACATCAGCCCACTCTCAGCCCCTCCACGGGCAGCTGGGATCAACCCTGCAGCCAGCTGCTCCAGTATCCAAAGGGCCACTTGACACCTACTCTTCTTTCATCTGGCCTGGACCGTTGGGGGAATCCCAGGACCACCAGTTCTGTCAGAGGGGACCCAgaaccaccatcatcatcatcatcatcatcctacAGCTACCACAGACCAGAACCCTGGGAGTATGGTAAGACGGACAGAGACATCAGTCTAGTTTCCACTCATGACTGCAACCACAGATCAGGACTCCCCGGGTATGGTaaggcagacagagacattGGTTCACTTTCTACTAATGACTACAGCCACCGATCAGGACCCACTGAATATGGTAAGACAGGCACAGTTTTGTCTCAAGACTCAGCAAGAGGAGACAGCAGAACTCGTCCTTCTCATTTCTCTCAGCTGAGACCAGCTGATTGTAGGTCAGTTCCTCCTTCTGAAGAGTTCCTTCTAAAACTTCGTGGGGAGCGCCGTGATACTGAATCCTCTCCCATCAGGAACAGCACACAGCTAGTTGCCTCAATACCCTCCAAGAAAGAAGCTCTGGACTTCCATGGTACGACTCCGCCGGTGTACCCGTACTCATGTTCTCTGTGTGCCATCACTGTAATGTCAGAGAGG gtgTGGCTTAAGCATATAAACGGTACTCATCATGCAGATGGACAGCTTAGCCTCCTGCAGCG GTTTCCTAACTGGGACTGTCGCTTGGAGACGGTCAGCAG GGCTGACGACCAATCAGACAAGTGGAAAGACAAAGGACAACCTGACCAGCAGCCTCAGACTGCCAATCAGAACTCCA ATGTCCAGCCAGCTGGAACTCAGAAGAAG GCTTCAGAGAAAGGtaaagtggtgtgtgtgaggtttCCCGCTAATTCTGTGGATGAGGCATACCTGAGGAAACTGGCCGAACCGTTTGGAAAGATCATCAGGATCCTCATGTTTCCGTCTTTA GCATTTTTGGAGCTGGGCTCCATTGACCAAGCCAAGGACTTGGTGAAATTCCACGTTAACTATCCTCCAGCGGTGAATGGAGAACAGATGGAGTTCATGATCTCCAGCACCTTTAGCTTCCTCCAG AGTTGTCAGGTGGTCAGTTTCACTCCGGCTCCATCAGGAGAGTATGGCCAATCAGATCTAATCAGCATTGTCAAACGCTTCGGCAGGCCACTCTACACGCTGTTCCTGCCATCTATG gCATTTGTTGAGATGAAAAATACTCCTGATGCTCAAAAGCTGGTGGATTACTATTCCTCCAACACTCTGAGGATCAACAATGATGTGATCAAAGTTTCCTTCTCTGGAGAATACAAGACCCTCAT GCGGGTCGCTTTGGCCAATCGATACGAAGAGGAAACGAGGAGTTCAAGCCGAGGGAAGGAAGGCAAGGCAATGGagagcaagaagaaaaagaacagtaCGGACCAAGTgaaagacaacagagacagaagaaccAGAaccaggtccaggtccagagATAAATCCTGCAGAGATAGAAGGACAAGATCCAAGTCCAGAGATAAAtctcacagagacagaaggacaagaaccaggtccaggtccagagATAAAtctcacagagacagaaggacaagaaccaggtccaggtccaggtccagagATAAATCCCGCCAGGGCGGACGCACAGGTACCAGGTCCAGGTCAAGAGATAAATCCAGCAGAGACAAAAGGACAAGAACCAGGTCCACATCCAGCGAAAAGTCCAGtagagacaaaacaacaagaaccaTTTCCATGTCCAGAGAAAAGTCCAGCCAAGAGAGTATGTCCAGGTCCAGTTCTACAGGAAAGTTGGCAATACCAAAGAAAACGGAGCCACCTG ACAATGAGTTCAGGACCAGCCCTAATCCAGCTCCTGTCAGAGACCTCAAACCTGaagctgaagagagagaagagactgaggaggaagaaga CTCGTCTGCAGAAGAGAGCGACATTGAAGGGATGGAGGTGATcggagaggatggagagaatCTGGAGGATGAAGATATGGAAACACTGGATGATGCGGAAAAAGAGGAGGACGGTGAGGTTGAAGACACAATGGAGGAAACTGCTGAGAGCACAGACTCTCCTGAAGAAG acaaagagaaggaggtaAAAAATAGAGAGGCAGATgatcaggagcagcaggaggaagaagtAACAGGGAAGGAGGAGTTTCAGAAAGAAGAACCCTTgaaggaagagcaggaggaacctaaggaggaggaggaggaggtggttgAGGTGTGTGGGACAGAGAAACAGGACACTCAGCTGCAGGACGACCAG gAGGAGCCAGATTTCCCAGTAGACTTAGAGAACTGcatcactctggatgaactggAAGAAGACCAGTTTGATGACAAAG ATGAAGCACTCCGAGACAACCGTAAA TCCAGCCGAGTTGTTTACTTCAGGAACCTCCCGTCGTGTTCCTATCCCGACACCGAGTTCACCAAACTGGTGCAAGATTTTGGTACAGTGGTGCGCTACTTCCACAAACCTCCGGGTTAT ggtttcATTGAGATGTCGACTTCTTCAGAGGCTCAGAGAGCCGTTAAAGAGCTGACTATTAAACCAGTGACCTTCTTTGGCTATAAACTCACCATCCAGATGTCCGACAAATACAGAACACTCCCCAACGG GTGGAAGGTTTCTCtggacaaagaaaaggagaagaggagtGACTGTAGGAGTCAAGGCAGCAGTAGCGACAGAAAAAGTAGGGACGAGTCCAGCAGGATGTCTACGAGAAGGAAGGAGTCCCCAAAGACAACTCCAGAGAAACAGTTGTCatctaaaaaggaaaaaaaaaagtcagcacCCAAGACGGCCAGTAAAAAATCTTCAGAAGTTGACAAACACGTATCAGAAGAAACCTTGAGAACAACACCAGGGATCAAGTCGGCCACTTCAGGGGAGGAGTCAGTATCCCGAAAGACTCCGGAGCTGCAGTCGTATGACACAGCAGGAACGAGCTCcagaacaacagcagaaaaacaaactgaagagaaGGAGGACGCCACTGAAAACGTGTCTGCTACTATAAAGACTCCAGAAAATGAGTCATTGCCAAGTCAAGAAAATCAGATGTTAAATAGAAAAGAGACTGGTGAGGATGACTCGGCggctaaaaagaaaaagaaagactcaAGTGACGAGATTCAAGTAAAACAGGAGCTGGAAAGCGCTGAAGCACCagaagatgaaaagatggagatccaggaggaggaaggcTCAGAGGAGATGCCTGGACCAGGACCAAAGGATTCAGAGAGTCAGCATAAACCACACCCTGCTGGAGATCCTCCAAAACCACAAACTGAACAG gaCTCTGAGGTCCAAACGGAGCAACAGTCTAGACCTGCAGGGGGCACTACAGAGCTGCAAAAACCAACCAAACCTGTTG GAACCGAGTTTGTTCGACCAGTTGTTGGTTACTTCTGTAACTTGTGTCAGCTGATTTATGCTGATGAGGACGAAGCcaaactgcagcactgcagcagcctgGCACACTACAGGAAGTACCAG GAGAAGACGGGCAAAGATCCGTGGGCGAGCTGA